The following coding sequences lie in one Serratia symbiotica genomic window:
- the gmhB gene encoding D-glycero-beta-D-manno-heptose-1,7-bisphosphate 7-phosphatase, whose amino-acid sequence MTQYIPAIFFDRDGTINIDYGYIYKINHFQFINGVIHACKKLKEMGFLLVLITNQSGIARGKFSEKQFYYLIHWMNQSLANFNVYLDGIYFCPHHPEAKIEIYRKECNCRKPYPGMLLKAMYELRIDMEASYMIGDQLKDIQAAQKAGVGTKILVRTGNSLIKKDEKFADWVLNSFVDLPEAIKKHIT is encoded by the coding sequence ATGACACAATATATTCCAGCTATTTTTTTTGATCGTGATGGTACAATTAATATTGATTATGGTTATATTTATAAAATAAATCATTTTCAATTTATTAATGGTGTTATTCATGCTTGTAAAAAATTAAAAGAAATGGGTTTTTTATTAGTTTTAATTACCAATCAATCTGGTATTGCACGTGGTAAATTTAGTGAAAAACAATTTTATTATTTAATTCACTGGATGAATCAATCATTAGCTAATTTTAATGTTTATTTAGATGGTATATATTTTTGTCCGCATCATCCAGAAGCAAAAATAGAAATATATCGAAAAGAATGTAATTGTCGTAAACCATATCCAGGTATGTTATTGAAAGCTATGTATGAATTAAGAATTGATATGGAAGCTTCTTATATGATAGGTGATCAATTAAAAGATATACAAGCAGCACAAAAAGCTGGTGTAGGAACTAAAATTTTAGTACGTACTGGAAATTCTTTAATAAAAAAAGATGAAAAATTTGCAGATTGGGTATTAAATAGTTTTGTAGATTTACCAGAAGCTATAAAAAAACATATTACATAA
- the rplU gene encoding 50S ribosomal protein L21: protein MYAVFQSGGKQYRVNEGQIIRLEKLNFLTGETINFDKILIISKDEKTRIGTPFIQNSKINAKIIAHGRNKKIKIIKFSRRKHYRKKQGHRQWFTDVQITKINFLN, encoded by the coding sequence ATGTATGCAGTTTTTCAAAGCGGTGGTAAACAATATCGAGTAAATGAGGGACAAATTATTCGTTTGGAAAAACTGAATTTCCTTACTGGAGAAACAATTAATTTTGATAAAATTTTAATAATTTCAAAAGATGAAAAAACAAGAATAGGTACTCCATTTATTCAAAATAGTAAAATAAATGCTAAAATTATTGCACATGGTCGTAATAAAAAAATTAAAATTATTAAATTTTCTCGTCGTAAACATTACCGTAAAAAACAAGGTCATCGTCAATGGTTTACTGATGTTCAAATTACTAAAATTAACTTTTTAAACTAA
- the rpmA gene encoding 50S ribosomal protein L27 has translation MAHKKAGGSSRNGRDSQSKRLGVKRFGGELVLAGSIIVRQRGTKFHAGNNVGCGRDHTLFALKDGLIKFETKGLNNRQFISIYNK, from the coding sequence ATGGCACATAAAAAAGCAGGTGGTTCATCACGTAATGGTCGTGATTCGCAATCTAAACGTTTAGGAGTAAAACGTTTTGGTGGTGAATTAGTACTTGCAGGTAGCATTATTGTTCGTCAACGTGGTACTAAATTTCATGCAGGAAATAATGTAGGTTGTGGTAGAGATCATACATTATTTGCTTTAAAAGACGGTTTAATTAAATTTGAAACTAAAGGATTAAACAATCGTCAATTTATTAGTATATATAATAAATAA
- the obgE gene encoding GTPase ObgE/CgtA, producing MKFIDEAKILVIAGNGGNGCISFRREKYIPNGGPNGGDGGDGGSIYLLANKNINTLINYYFIKKFQAKSGKHGMSRGCNGKKGKDLILTVPIGTRIKDKNTGEIIGDMIFHKQKIIIAKGGWHGLGNIHFKSSINRTPRQNTLGTIGENREIILELLLLADVGMLGLPNSGKSTFIRSISAAKPKVSDYPFTTLIPSLGMVHMNNKKKFIIADIPGLIKGASSGAGLGIRFLKHLERCYILLHLIDIAPIYGYNPIDSIKIIINELYKYNKNLLQKPHWLVFNKIDLLNKKETHELIKKILKKIKWKDKYYLISAKNHQGINILCWDIMNFITNQYKLKNNKNNI from the coding sequence ATGAAATTCATAGATGAAGCAAAAATTTTAGTTATTGCAGGAAATGGTGGTAATGGATGTATTAGTTTTCGTAGAGAAAAATATATTCCAAATGGTGGGCCTAATGGTGGAGATGGTGGAGATGGTGGTAGTATATATTTATTAGCAAATAAAAATATTAATACATTAATTAATTATTATTTTATCAAAAAATTTCAAGCAAAATCTGGAAAACATGGTATGAGTCGAGGTTGTAATGGAAAAAAAGGTAAAGATTTAATTTTAACAGTTCCTATTGGAACTCGTATTAAAGATAAAAATACTGGAGAAATTATTGGTGATATGATTTTTCATAAACAAAAAATAATAATTGCTAAAGGTGGATGGCATGGTTTAGGTAATATTCATTTTAAATCTTCTATAAATCGTACTCCTCGTCAAAATACATTAGGTACTATTGGAGAAAATCGTGAAATTATATTAGAATTACTTTTATTAGCAGATGTAGGTATGTTAGGTTTACCTAATTCTGGTAAATCAACTTTTATTCGTTCAATATCAGCTGCTAAACCCAAAGTTTCTGATTATCCATTTACTACTTTAATTCCTAGTTTAGGTATGGTTCATATGAATAATAAAAAAAAATTTATTATTGCAGACATTCCTGGTCTTATTAAGGGTGCATCTAGTGGCGCTGGATTAGGAATTCGTTTTCTAAAACATTTAGAACGTTGTTATATACTACTACATTTAATAGATATTGCACCTATTTATGGATATAATCCAATTGATAGTATTAAAATTATCATAAATGAATTATATAAATATAATAAAAATTTATTACAAAAACCACATTGGTTAGTATTTAACAAAATTGATTTATTAAATAAAAAAGAAACTCATGAATTAATTAAAAAAATTTTAAAAAAAATAAAATGGAAAGATAAATATTATTTAATTTCTGCAAAAAATCATCAAGGTATTAATATA